A region from the Dehalococcoides mccartyi CG5 genome encodes:
- a CDS encoding NADH-quinone oxidoreductase subunit B has protein sequence MTSVEKVLNWSRHYSLWPVMFGLACCAIEMMCMAASRWDLARFGMDIFRASPRQADLMIVAGTLTWKMAPWLKRIYDQMPEPKWVLAMGACGTSGGLFRDSYSVVPGFNLVVPVDVYVPGCPPRPEALMRAIMDIHEKIDKTRILKR, from the coding sequence ATCACCAGTGTGGAAAAGGTACTTAACTGGTCACGCCATTATTCCCTTTGGCCGGTGATGTTCGGTTTAGCTTGTTGTGCTATTGAGATGATGTGCATGGCAGCCTCCCGCTGGGATTTAGCCCGTTTTGGCATGGATATATTCCGTGCTTCTCCCCGTCAGGCAGACCTGATGATAGTTGCGGGCACTCTTACATGGAAAATGGCTCCCTGGCTGAAAAGGATTTATGATCAGATGCCTGAACCAAAATGGGTATTGGCCATGGGGGCTTGCGGAACCAGCGGCGGTTTATTTAGGGATTCATATTCGGTAGTACCCGGTTTTAATCTGGTAGTCCCGGTTGATGTATATGTGCCCGGTTGCCCTCCCCGCCCGGAAGCACTTATGAGGGCTATTATGGATATACACGAAAAAATAGATAAAACCCGTATCCTAAAGAGATAA